The Prionailurus bengalensis isolate Pbe53 chromosome D2, Fcat_Pben_1.1_paternal_pri, whole genome shotgun sequence genome window below encodes:
- the ARHGAP19 gene encoding rho GTPase-activating protein 19 — MATEAQSEGEAPARDSRRSDAICNFVICNDSSLRGQPIIFNPDFFVEKLRHEKPEVFTELVVSNITRLIDLPGTELAQLMGEVDLKLPGGASPAPGFFRSLMSLKRKEKGVVFGSPLTEEGIAQIYQLIEYLHKNLRVEGLFRVPGNSVRQQILRDALNNGTDIDLESGEFHSNDVATLLKMFLGELPEPLLTHKHFHAHLKIADLMQFDDKGNKTNVPDKERQIEALQLLFLILPPPNRNLLKLLLDLLYQTAKKQDKNKMSAYNLALMFAPHVLWPKNATANDLQENITKLNNGMAFMIKHSQKLFKAPVYIRECARLHYLGSRSQASKDDLDLIASCHTKSFQLAKSQKRNWVDSCSHQEETQQRTEEALRELFQHVHNMPESAKKKQLIRQFNKQSVTQTPGRESSTPQVQKRARSRSFSGLIKRKVLGNQMMSEKKNKYPTPESIAMGELKRASKENMNLLFPGSPAVTLMPTRLKWSEGKKEGKKA, encoded by the exons tgatgCTATCTGTAATTTTGTTATCTGCAATGATTCTTCCCTTCGAGGGCAGCCCATTATCTTCAATCCTGATTTTTTTGTGGAGAAACTCCGACATGAGAAACCTGAGGTGTTCACCGAGTTGGTGGTCAGCAATATCACAAGGCTCATCGACTTACCTGGAACTGAGTTGGCTCAGCTGATGGGGGAAGTGGACCTTAAATTGCCTGGTGGGGCCAGCCCAGCACCGGGATTCTTCCGGTCTCTGATGTCTCTCAAGCGGAAGG aaaaaggagtGGTATTTGGATCCCCATTGACGGAAGAAGGCATTGCCCAGATATACCAACTGATTGAGTATCTACACAAAA ACTTGAGAGTAGAGGGTTTGTTTAGAGTACCAGGGAATAGTGTCCGACAGCAGATTTTAAGAGATGCTCTCAATAATGGAACTGATATTGACTTGGAATCAGGGGAGTTTCATTCAAATGATGTTGCTACCTTGCTGAAGATGTTTCTAGGAGAGTTACCTGAGCCGCTGCTGACTCATAAACATTTCCATGCACACCTCAAAATTGCTG ATTTGATGCAGTTTGATGATAAAGGAAACAAGACCAATGTACCAGATAAGGAGCGGCAAATTGAGGCTCTCCAGTTGCTCTTCCTCATTCTCCCTCCACCTAATCGTAACTTGCTGAAGTTATTGCTTGATCTCCTGTACCAGACAGcaaagaaacaagacaagaataAGATGTCTGCTTATAACCTTGCCCTTATGTTTGCACCCCATGTCCTGTGGCCGAAAAAT GCCACTGCCAATGACCTTCAAGAGAATATCACAAAGTTGAACAACGGGATGGCTTTTATGATTAAACATTCCCAGAAACTTTTTAAG GCTCCTGTTTATATTCGGGAATGTGCTAGATTGCACTATTTGGGCTCCAGATCTCAAGCATCAAAG gATGATCTTGATCTGATAGCTTCATGTCATACGAAGTCCTTCCAGCTGGCAAAATCTCAGAAACGGAACTGGGTTGATTCCTGCTCTCATCAGGAGGAGACCCAGCAGCGTACAGAAGAGGCATTGAGAGAGCTGTTCCAACACGTTCACAATATGCCAGAGTCAGCGAAGAAGAAACAGCTTATTAGACAG TTTAATAAGCAGTCGGTGACTCAGACACCAGGGCGAGAATCTTCTACTCCTCAGGTACAGAAGAGAGCCCGTTCACGTTCCTTCAGTGGCCTTATCAAG CGGAAGGTCCTGGGAAATCAGATgatgtcagaaaagaaaaacaagtaccCTACTCCGGAATCTATAGCCATGGGTGAACTGAAGAGAGCCAGCAAAGAAAATATGAACTTA TtatttcctggttctccagctgTCACATTGATGCCAACAAGATTGAAATGGtctgaggggaagaaagaggggaaaaaag